The Drosophila bipectinata strain 14024-0381.07 chromosome 2L, DbipHiC1v2, whole genome shotgun sequence genome has a segment encoding these proteins:
- the LOC108124350 gene encoding RNA-binding protein FUS: protein MEYGNGMQFGGFGQGGEGYEMNYDQMGTSQGFGQSAGGFGQESRNMQSGAAALGGPGYRSPLRYQKIMREMNSRNGLYSPMEQQRGGGQGDYYSSLPGIGGAEGQVYRNRGNGNGNQNSYF from the exons atggagTATGGAAATGGTATGCAATTCGGAGGCTTTGGCCAGGGCGGCGAG ggCTATGAAATGAACTACGACCAGATGGGCACCAGCCAGGGTTTCGGCCAGTCTGCTGGTGGCTTTGGACAAGAGTCTAGGAACATGCAAAGCGGAGCTGCTGCTCTCGGTGGTCCCGGATACCGTAGTCCTCTGCGGTATCAGAAGATAATGCGCGAGATGAACTCTCGCAATGGGCTTTA CTCTCCCATGGAGCAACAGCGTGGAGGAGGACAGGGTGACTACTATAGCTCCTTACCCGGAATCGGTGGCGCCGAGGGTCAAGTGTATCGTAACCGTGGAAATGGCAACGGCAACCAAAACTCCTACTTCTAG
- the LOC108124351 gene encoding dynein light chain roadblock-type 2: protein MSAEIEEILKRYQSYPNVVGIIILDPFAIPIKTTMDYTLTVHYAAVVNTLAAKAAKMVSSLDANNELMNIRLRTKQHEVIIVPSENYIIVVVQKPGD from the coding sequence ATGTCTGCCGAAATTGAGGAGATATTGAAACGCTACCAGAGTTATCCCAATGTGGTTGGCATTATAATTTTGGATCCCTTTGCCATTCCCATTAAGACGACCATGGACTATACATTGACGGTGCACTACGCCGCCGTGGTCAACACCTTGGCAGCCAAGGCGGCCAAGATGGTGTCCAGCCTGGACGCGAATAACGAGTTGATGAACATACGCTTGCGCACCAAACAGCACGAGGTCATAATAGTGCCGTCGGAGAACTACATCATTGTTGTGGTTCAGAAGCCAGGCGACTGA
- the LOC108124281 gene encoding phospholipase A1 gives MWTQPFAVLLLVALAQGKPSIVEVEGDYDAEMNEFMSSLSNLDDTPSGLGSRSDISNQPEADDILQNLDDEYEGATLEKWNQCDKDLSESRGIGKFLDLAFVKKIASNLNPFSSKKLRMQFYLFKREFPLCGRELDFSNERKWKRSGFNASLPTRLMVHGWMSQSRGSFNRDIKDAYLKKGEYNVIVADWSASSANINYFSVVTLIETFGAQLAQFVRSLNREFNADFDSMYLIGHSLGAQIAGAAGKRLKPDQVNTIFALDPAGPKFRHNTAEFRIDSTDAKYVESMHTSANFGFRRPTGRATFYPNFGAYQRSCYYLGCSHIRSYQMFAESINSPLGFWGTPCVREEGKWKCDQSRRQTVQMAGEPSLPKEGTFYVKTSSSDPFALGRQSKSD, from the exons ATGTGGACTCAACCATTTGCAGTTCTCTTGTTGGTGGCCTTAG ccCAAGGCAAGCCCAGTATAGTTGAAGTTGAGGGTGATTACGATGCCGAGATGAACGAGTTCATGAGTAGTCTTTCCAATCTGGACGATACTCCCTCTGGTTTAGGCTCCAGATCGGACATCTCCAACCAACCCGAGGCGGATGACATCCTTCAAAATCTTGACGATGAATACGAGGGAGCCACGCTCGAAAAGTGGAATCAGTGCGACAAGGATCTCAGTGAATCGCGGGGTATTGGAAAGTTTTTGGATCTGGCCTTTGTCAAGAAAATAGCCAGCAATCTGAACCCATTCTCCAGCAAGAAGCTGCGAATGCAGTTCTACCTCTTCAAGCGGGAGTTCCCCCTGTGCGGCAGGGAGCTGGACTTCTCCAATGAGCGAAAATGGAAGAGATCCGGTTTCAATGCCTCACTGCCCACCAGGCTGATGGTCCATGGCTGGATGAGTCAGTCGCGCGGCTCCTTCAATCGGGACATAAAGGATGCCTATCTGAAGAAGGGGGAGTACAACGTGATTGTGGCCGATTGGAGTGCCAGTTCTGCAAACATCAACTACTTCTCAGTGGTCACTCTTATCGAGACCTTTGGCGCCCAGTTGGCCCAGTTTGTGAGGAGCCTGAACCGAGAGTTTAATGCCGACTTCGATAGCATGTACTTGATTGGTCACTCTCTGGGTGCCCAGATAGCTGGAGCCGCCGGCAAGCGACTGAAGCCCGACCAGGTCAACACCATCTTTGCTTTGGACCCAGCCGGACCAAAGTTCCGCCATAACACCGCCGAATTCCGGATCGATTCCACCGATGCCAAGTATGTAGAGTCCATGCACACCAGTGCCAACTTTGGATTCCGTCGACCCACGGGCAGGGCCACCTTCTACCCGAATTTTGGAGCATACCAGCGCAGCTGCTATTACCTGGGCTGCTCCCACATCCGATCCTATCAGATGTTTGCCGAATCCATCAACTCACCACTTGGATTCTGGGGAACACCCTGTGTCCGGGAGGAGGGTAAGTGGAAGTGCGATCAGAGCCGAAGGCAAACCGTCCAGATGGCAGGAGAGCCATCTCTCCCCAAAGAGGGAACCTTCTACGTGAAGACCTCGTCAAGTGATCCTTTTGCGCTTGGCAGACAGTCTAAGTCGGATTAG
- the LOC108124364 gene encoding uncharacterized protein, translated as MDIDFAMYAQLSGIPYMPTPEEYYPELPRGIQHQEPEQRHGDYRLPPMDVDMSYNHQNYQAHQNRQAPPLSMQHLYIDKYCQKQPQPRDNMSDGFRSNPYNNVCYQSTSPSEYRCMARGKRRAKEMMSRNGLYSPMDAPGTQNSGGDSCYFPNYVNDYNGRTQNPRRYSYW; from the exons ATGGACATTGATTTTGCAATGTACGCTCAACTCTCTGGAATTCCCTATATGCCCACTCCCGAGGAATATTATCCCGAG TTACCACGTGGGATACAGCATCAAGAGCCAGAGCAGCGTCATGGCGACTATCGTCTTCCTCCAATGGATGTGGATATGTCTTATAACCATCAAAATTATCAGGCACATCAGAATCGTCAGGCCCCACCACTGTCTATGCAACATTTATACATCGACAAGTACTGCCAGAAGCAACCCCAGCCTAGGGATAATATGTCCGATGGCTTCCGCTCCAATCCCTACAATAATGTCTGCTATCAGAGTACTAGTCCTTCGGAGTATCGCTGCATGGCACGTGGAAAAAGGCGAGCCAAAGAAATGATGTCACGTAATGGGTTGTA CTCCCCCATGGATGCTCCTGGCACCCAAAACAGCGGAGGAGATTCATGTTACTTTCCCAATTATGTTAATG ATTATAATGGAAGAACGCAAAATCCACGCAGATATTCATATTGGTGA